A window of Lagenorhynchus albirostris chromosome 11, mLagAlb1.1, whole genome shotgun sequence contains these coding sequences:
- the C11H12orf71 gene encoding LOW QUALITY PROTEIN: uncharacterized protein C12orf71 homolog (The sequence of the model RefSeq protein was modified relative to this genomic sequence to represent the inferred CDS: inserted 1 base in 1 codon; substituted 1 base at 1 genomic stop codon) produces MCVHAYPWDEGDLRFAPLNSTAHSFSSSSESNLSLSVSYFPCEDNFSYENIISCEDTSSEGPSIHFVPPIQGTWRTENIGRLLGRWDQIQDDPEQFCKLRITLAWDVDMASKNSDSMANWGLRGDNQWIDKYPKEKTQLTLSKLDGLVQKLERFLENQXDDEDGDCVFHESVQQEDSQLSSSSPPGMAQIISEVTGSQRTSIAETSSISSGPQEKEDTHSSTQALSCLNFGWIFRWLRHQVLPSFWGREHPEKATESPHQLAQKKRLSHXKRIQPQESLELGHPISPDF; encoded by the exons ATGTGCGTGCACGCGT atCCCTGGGATGAGGGAGACCTGAGATTTGCGCCTTTGAACTCCACGGCGCACTCATTCTCCAGCAGCTCCGAATCAAACCTGAGTCTCTCTGTGAGCTATTTCCCCTGTGAGGACAACTTTTCCTATGAGAACATCATCTCCTGTGAAGACACATCTTCTGAAGGTCCTTCAATCCACTTTGTCCCTCCTATCCAAGGGACATGGCGGACTGAAAACATAGGGAGACTCCTGGGGAGATGGGACCAAATACAGGACGACCCAGAGCAGTTTTGCAAACTAAGAATCACCCTGGCCTGGGATGTTGACATGGCCTCTAAGAATTCAGACTCAATGGCTAATTGGGGCCTAAGAGGAGACAACCAGTGGATAGACAAGTATCCCAAAGAGAAGACACAATTGACTCTCAGCAAACTGGACGGTCTTGTGCAAAAGCTTGAGAGATTTCTTGAGAACCAGTAAGATGACGAAGATGGGGACTGTGTGTTCCATGAATCTGTTCAGCAGGAAGACTCTCAGCTGTCTAGCAGCTCCCCTCCAGGTATGGCTCAG ATAATAAGCGAGGTGACTGGCAGCCAAAGGACAAGTATTGCAGAGACCTCCTCAATCTCATCAGGTCCGCAAGAGAAGGAGGACACTCACTCCAGCACACAAGCCCTCTCCTGTCTGAACTTCGGGTGGATCTTCCGCTGGCTAAGGCACCAAGTCCTCCCTTCATTCTGGGGGAGAGAGCACCCCGAGAAGGCCACTGAGAGCCCCCATCAGCTAGCACAAAAGAAACGACTCTCTC AGAAGAGAATCCAACCTCAAGAATCCCTCGAATTGGGCCACCCCATATCGccagatttttaa